Proteins co-encoded in one Malus domestica chromosome 09, GDT2T_hap1 genomic window:
- the LOC114826878 gene encoding pectate lyase-like — MAQLSLLLTMFLITSLSATFVSSSQVQDPERVVEEVHRSINASRRNLAYLSCGTGNPIDDCWRCDPNWERNRQRFADCAIGFGKDAIGGRNGRIYVVTDSGDDDPVNPKPGTLRHAVIQDEPLWIIFKRDMVVQLKQELVMNSFKTIDGRGASVHIAGGPCITIHYATNIIIHGIHIHDCKPAGNGNIRNSPEHSGWWTVSDGDGISIFNGQHIWVDHCSLSNCHDGLIDAIHGSTAITISNNYMTHHDKVMLLGHSDSYTQDKSMQVTVAFNHFGEGLVQRMPRCRHGYFHVVNNDYTHWEMYAIGGSASPTILSQGNRFLAPDRRFDKEVTKHEDAPESEWRKWNWRSEGDMLLNGAFFRQSGAGASSTYARASSLSARPSSLVGSITTAAGALNCRRGSHC, encoded by the exons ATGGCTCAGCTCTCACTTTTGCTTACAATGTTTCTCATAACTTCTTTAAGTGCAACTTTTGTTTCCTCTTCACAAGTTCAAGACCCTGAACGAGTAGTAGAGGAGGTCCATAG gaGCATCAATGCCTCCAGGAGGAACTTGGCCTACTTGTCTTGTGGAACTGGCAACCCAATTGATGATTGCTGGAGGTGTGATCCCAACTGGGAAAGAAACCGCCAGCGCTTTGCTGACTGTGCCATTGGCTTCGGCAAAGACGCCATCGGAGGAAGAAACGGTCGAATCTACGTCGTCACCGACTCCGGCGATGACGACCCAGTAAACCCTAAGCCAGGGACCCTAAGACACGCAGTGATCCAGGACGAGCCGTTGTGGATCATATTCAAAAGGGACATGGTGGTTCAGCTAAAACAAGAGCTAGTTATGAACTCGTTCAAGACCATCGACGGCCGAGGTGCGAGCGTCCACATTGCTGGAGGGCCATGCATCACCATACATTACGCTACCAACATCATCATCCATGGCATTCACATACACGACTGCAAACCGGCGGGTAATGGGAACATAAGAAACTCGCCGGAGCACTCGGGGTGGTGGACGGTGTCGGACGGCGACGGTATATCAATTTTTAATGGGCAGCATATATGGGTGGACCATTGCTCGCTATCGAATTGCCATGATGGACTCATTGATGCCATACATGGATCCACGGCCATCACCATATCGAATAACTACATGACTCATCATGATAAGGTCATGCTTTTGGGACATAGTGATTCGTATACACAAGACAAGAGCATGCAAGTCACTGTTGCCTTTAATCATTTTGGAGAAGGCCTTGTCCAAAGAATGCCAAG GTGTAGACATGGATATTTTCATGTGGTAAACAATGACTACACACACTGGGAAATGTACGCAATAGGAGGGAGTGCTTCCCCAACTATCCTCAGCCAAGGCAATAGGTTTCTTGCACCGGATAGACGTTTTGATAAAGAG GTGACAAAACATGAGGATGCACCAGAAAGTGAGTGGAGGAAATGGAACTGGAGGTCAGAGGGGGATATGCTGTTGAACGGGGCGTTTTTCAGGCAATCAGGAGCAGGAGCCTCTTCAACCTATGCCAGGGCTTCCAGCCTCAGTGCAAGGCCTTCTTCTCTTGTGGGTTCCATCACCACCGCCGCCGGTGCCCTTAACTGCAGGAGGGGATCCCACTGCtaa
- the LOC139198512 gene encoding histone deacetylase HDT1-like, with translation MEFWGVEVKAGEPLKVVPEESYVIHLSQATLGELKKGGDQCVIHVKVGDQKLVLANLSSDKMPQIPFDLVFDKEFELSHNLKSGSVHFCGYQTYIANESDEDQSDFDSESEEDLPLNFTGNGNIVEAKPAPPKTNTVKPESSGKQKVKIEEPIKDEDDSDDSDEDDSDDDESSDEDMLGADSSDEDDEDSEEEEDTPTPKKDSKKRPNESAPKTPVSAKKAKQVTPQKTDGKKGAHTATPHPVKKGGKTPQTPNSAGGDHSCKTCSKSFNSDGALSSHNKAKHGAK, from the coding sequence ATGGAGTTTTGGGGTGTTGAAGTTAAGGCTGGAGAGCCTCTAAAGGTGGTGCCAGAGGAAAGCTATGTTATCCACTTGTCACAGGCAACTCTGGGCGAGTTAAAGAAGGGAGGTGATCAGTGTGTTATCCATGTCAAGGTTGGGGACCAGAAGCTTGTTTTGGCAAATCTCTCATCTGATAAAATGCCTCAGATTCCCTTTGACTTGGTCTTTGACAAAGAGTTCGAGCTCTCTCACAACTTGAAAAGCGGGAGTGTCCACTTTTGTGGTTATCAAACTTACATTGCAAACGAATCCGACGAGGACCAATCTGATTTTGATAGTGAATCAGAAGAGGATCTCCCGCTGAATTTTACTGGCAATGGTAACATTGTTGAAGCAAAGCCAGCTCCACCCAAGACTAATACTGTCAAACCAGAATCTTCTGGAAAGCAGAAGGTTAAGATTGAAGAGCCAATTAAGGATGAGGATGATTCTGATGACTCAGATGAAGATGATTCTGATGATGATGAAAGTTCTGATGAGGACATGCTTGGAGCTGATAGtagtgatgaagatgatgaggaCAGTGAGGAAGAAGAGGACACCCCAACGCCTAAGAAGGACTCCAAGAAAAGGCCCAATGAATCTGCCCCGAAAACTCCTGTCTCTGCTAAGAAGGCAAAGCAAGTTACTCCACAGAAGACTGATGGAAAGAAGGGTGCCCACACTGCAACACCACACCCTGTAAAGAAGGGCGGAAAGACTCCACAAACACCTAATTCTGCTGGCGGCGATCACTCTTGCAAAACATGCAGCAAGTCATTTAACTCTGATGGCGCTCTTTCGTCTCACAACAAGGCCAAGCACGGGGCCAAGTAG
- the LOC114826876 gene encoding BAG family molecular chaperone regulator 2, with amino-acid sequence MIKLRSNRFCRSFSSCKLISSSSSSKSKSKAADQKEFGGGNINNNGEIKWERRPGGMLVQTRETAAESSAGEGMITVRVSTVSHFHDISIEATSTFGELKMILSLVTGMEAREQRLLYKGKQREDGEYLHMVGVRDKEKVLLLQDPAIKEMKLLHGIGTPSTCRSIRV; translated from the exons ATGATTAAGTTGAGGTCAAACAGGTTTTGCAGAAGCTTTAGCAGTTGCAAGCtcatcagcagcagcagcagtagTAAAAGCAAGAGTAAAGCTGCTGATCAAAAGGAGTTTGGAGGAGGGAATATTAATAACAATGGTGAAATCAAATGGGAGCGTCGGCCGGGAGGCATGCTTGTTCAGACAAGGGAGACAGCGGCCGAAAGCAGTGCCGGAGAAGGCATGATCACGGTTCGAGTGTCAACTGTGTCTCATTTCCATGACATCTCCATTGAAGCCACTTCCACATTTG GCGAATTAAAGATGATACTGTCGCTGGTGACTGGTATGGAGGCAAGAGAGCAAAGGCTTCTTTacaaaggaaaacaaagagAGGATGGTGAATATTTACACATGGTTGGAGttagagacaaggagaaagtgCTTCTGCTTCAAGATCCAGCTATCAAGGAAATGAAGCTTCTTCATGGAATTGGAACTCCTTCGACTTGTCGTTCGATTCGTGTTTGA
- the LOC114826880 gene encoding mitochondrial inner membrane protease ATP23, protein MEAEPAPEPGSTSFPSAVNGGKSLEECQTMIQRSLRTPMVKFLLKHLEQSGCGIGDRFIKAINCNKQIAGGYIRGEGILVCSNHMTMQDDVNQVVIHELIHAFDDCRAKNLEWSNCAHHACSEIRAGHLSGDCHYKRELLRGFVKIRGHEQDCVRRRVMKSVISNPYCSEAAAKDAMEAVWDVCYNDTQPFDRAP, encoded by the exons ATGGAGGCTGAACCCGCACCGGAACCCGGATCCACAAGCTTCCCCTCCGCCGTCAACGGCGGCAAGTCGTTGGAGGAATGTCAAACCATGATCCAGAGGAGCCTCCGGA CTCCGATGGTGAAATTTCTGTTGAAGCATTTGGAGCAGTCTGGGTGTGGGATTGGGGACAGGTTCATCAAGGCCATTAATTGCAACAAGCAGATTGCCGGCGGTTATATTCGCGGCGAAGGG ATACTGGTGTGTAGTAATCATATGACGATGCAAGACGATGTCAACCAAGTAGTGATACACGAGCTAATTCACGCTTTTGATGATTGTCGTGCTAAAAACTTGGAATGGTCTAATTGTGCTCATCATGCTTGCAGTGAG ATTCGTGCTGGCCATCTAAGTGGTGACTGCCACTATAAAAGGGAATTGTTGCGGGGTTTTGTGAAAATTCGAGGTCATGAACAA GATTGTGTGAGACGAAGAGTTATGAAATCAGTCATTTCTAATCCGTATTGCTCAGAAGCAGCTGCAAAGGACGCCATGGAAGCTGTTTGGGATGTATGTTACAATGATACCCAGCCCTTTGACAGAGCTCCTTAA
- the LOC114826794 gene encoding uncharacterized protein: MARQVIVLALTFVAIAGVLAQDESATSPPSPSPASSLDAATSPSSSSSSTPSPSDGGADTPASAPGPANEISSPPSPSSGDAAAPEGETTEPGSKSGTAAAPEGEAAAAGPSDSASEEEDYPTDDLSRLIKN; the protein is encoded by the coding sequence ATGGCACGTCAAGTCATTGTTCTTGCCCTAACCTTTGTAGCCATCGCTGGTGTTTTAGCACAAGATGAGTCAGCCACATCACCACCCTCCCCCTCCCCGGCTTCCTCCCTTGACGCTGCAACCTCACCATCATCTTCCAGCTCATCTACTCCTTCTCCCAGTGATGGTGGCGCCGACACCCCAGCCTCAGCCCCAGGCCCTGCTAACGAAATATCATCCCCTCCTTCTCCCAGCAGCGGCGACGCAGCTGCTCCTGAGGGCGAGACCACCGAGCCTGGATCTAAGTCTGGGACCGCGGCTGCCCCAGAAGGCGAGGCCGCAGCTGCGGGACCCTCGGACTCTGCATCGGAGGAGGAGGATTATCCCACTGATGATCTCTCAAGGCTCATAAAAAACTGA
- the LOC114826877 gene encoding zinc finger protein CONSTANS-LIKE 6-like, producing MCNKKSLPGHDDHVQRSSMIDDMIKEKEEEEDDELIKHLAARKSRTKTRKPKFLSLRSQLMSEDNGQSYRVPNRITSTTAKARHRHRHRLRPQLNLFPLHPETRVNNDFEDKGYMQQDENVALLFESDGGATLNGLLTSTTTTATATTSTISSDLEEAESFSYYKGREEYREQTECDIVRTAMRSRERETSVEKWVCFSELVEGKREEDCLTSPTTSATGTRGGDDGWNVGHRRRSSGGKGLSLALKLDYEEILNAWSDKGPLYIDGGDSPQTVPDLLHQQDHQLFHLHENSSTTNGSGGNLWRVPEEDGSLKMKMEQRETSILRYKEKRRNRLYSKQIRYQVRKLNAENRPRMKGRFVKRS from the exons ATGTGCAACAAGAAGAGTCTTCCTGGTCACGACGATCATGTGCAGAGGAGCTCCATGATTGATGATATGAtcaaggagaaggaagaagaagaagatgatgaattgATCAAACATTTAGCAGCTCGGAAATCCAGAacaaaaaccagaaaacccaaGTTTTTAAGTCTCCGATCCCAGCTCATGTCCGAAGATAACGGCCAAAGTTACAGAGTACCCAACAGAATCACATCAACGACGGCTAAGGcccgccaccgccaccgccaccgcctCCGGCCTCAGCTCAACCTCTTCCCACTGCACCCGGAAACTCGGGTCAATAATGATTTTGAAGATAAAGGGTACATGCAGCAGGACGAGAATGTGGCCTTGTTGTTCGAGTCCGATGGCGGCGCCACTCTCAACGGCCTCCTAACCTCCACAACCACCACAGCCACCGCCACGACGTCGACAATCTCATCCGATCTGGAGGAAGCAGAGTCCTTTTCCTACTACAAGGGACGGGAGGAGTACAGGGAACAAACAGAGTGTGACATTGTACGGACGGCGATGAGGAGCAGAGAGCGGGAGACGAGCGTGGAGAAGTGGGTGTGTTTCTCGGAGTTGGTGGAGGGAAAGAGGGAGGAGGACTGCTTGACTAGTCCGACGACCAGTGCTACTGGTACACGCGGCGGCGATGACGGTTGGAATGTCGGTCATCGACGGCGGAGCAGCGGCGGAAAGGGGTTGTCGTTGGCGTTGAAGCTGGATTATGAGGAGATATTGAATGCTTGGTCCGACAAGGGACCACTCTACATTGATGGAGGAGATTCCCCACAAACTGTACCTGACTTACTGCACCAGCAGGATCATCAGCTTTTTCACCTCCATGAGAACAGCAGTACTACAAAT GGTTCCGGTGGGAACTTATGGAGGGTTCCGGAAGAGGACGGCAGCTTGAAAATGAAAATGGAGCAAAGAGAGACCAGTATTTTGAGGTATAAGGAAAAGAGGCGTAACCGGCTCTACTCGAAGCAGATCCGGTACCAAGTCCGAAAACTCAATGCCGAAAACCGACCCCGAATGAAG GGTCGATTCGTGAAGAGAAGTTGA
- the LOC114826879 gene encoding suppressor protein SRP40-like, producing MARRELVLIALILFAVVGVAMAADSSSSPSESPKKDDKKNSKDDKKDSDSSSSSSPSSSPSSDKDKSSSGKDKSSDKDKSSDKDKSSSDSKSSSAPSPSAPSPKSSDDDKSSDKDKSSSAPAPSKSSDKDSSSPSPKSSASSPKSSKDSGKDSGKDSSSPSPKSSSSSSSSPKSSKDKDDSSSSPASSPKSSKDKDKDKDSSSGPSSDDSSSASAPSPDDSASASPPSPTRDTTTEPPSDVVTADTPLPAEAPSKTAALPAFFSTASTAGAVVLAAASFFAF from the coding sequence ATGGCGCGTCGAGAATTGGTTCTCATTGCTCTGATCTTGTTTGCCGTTGTCGGAGTTGCGATGGCAGCGGATTCGAGCAGTAGTCCTTCGGAATCGCCGAAGAAAGACGATAAAAAAAACTCTAAAGACGATAAAAAAGACTCTGAcagttcatcttcatcttccccatcCTCCTCTCCATCATCAGATAAGGACAAATCATCATCAGGCAAGGACAAATCATCGGACAAGGACAAATCATCGGACAAGGACAAATCATCATCGGACAGCAAGTCCTCATCCGCCCCAAGCCCATCAGCACCGTCCCCCAAGTCATCCGACGATGATAAGTCATCAGACAAGGACAAATCATCATCTGCTCCGGCTCCAAGCAAGAGCAGCGACAAAGATAGCTCATCTCCGTCACCTAAATCCTCTGCCAGCTCACCCAAATCCAGCAAGGACAGCGGCAAAGACAGCGGTAAAGACAGCTCATCACCGTCGCCTAAGTCTTCGTCTTCCTCCTCCAGCTCTCCCAAGTCCTCAAAAGACAAGGACGACAGCAGTAGCAGTCCGGCTTCTTCCCCCAAGTCATCAAaagacaaggacaaagacaaggaCAGTAGTTCCGGTCCATCTTCCGACGACTCCTCCAGCGCCTCCGCCCCTTCCCCCGATGACTCAGCCTCGGCATCCCCTCCTTCCCCTACCCGTGATACTACTACGGAGCCTCCCTCTGACGTTGTGACTGCGGACACACCCTTGCCCGCTGAGGCTCCCTCTAAAACCGCCGCCCTCCCCGCCTTCTTCTCCACTGCCTCCACCGCTGGTGCTGTCGTGCTCGCAGCCGCCTCCTTCTTTGCCTTTTGA